A window from Balearica regulorum gibbericeps isolate bBalReg1 chromosome 1, bBalReg1.pri, whole genome shotgun sequence encodes these proteins:
- the ZAR1L gene encoding protein ZAR1-like, which produces MAMIMESFVYPPFSTYQSFRGSLTPSRSGDPTVKQPSWKQGKSGGISPFLGGPLTPMPSDYLDSYRRAQLQALLSQVSPGLTMRLRRANTKEVGVQVNLRADAAVQCSLGPRTLPVGRSLSPAALRTQGRLALYSPVPDRRLFTLPEATALQEKEEVSETTPEEQKVEDGRREQQEGQAQAAPLSEETAEAPREEAAAPRQRAAFQFLEQKYGYFHCKDCKTRWESAYVWCISGSNKVYFKQLCRKCQKGFNPYRVEAIQCQTCSKTRCSCPQKKRHIDLKRPHRQELCGRCKGKRLSCDNTYSFKYIV; this is translated from the exons ATGGCTATGATCATGGAGAGCTTTGTCTATCCCCCCTTCAGCACGTACCAGAGCTTCAGGGGCAGCCTCACGCCAAGCCGCAGCGGGGACCCAACGGTGAAGCAGCCCAGCTGGAAGCAGGGCAAGAGCGGCGGTATCAGCCCCTTCCTCGGGGGGCCGCTCACCCCCATGCCCTCTGACTACCTGGACAGCTACCGCCGGGCCCAGCTCCAGGCCCTGCTGTCACAGGTGAGCCCCGGGCTGACGATGCGGCTGCGCCGGGCCAACACCAAGGAGGTGGGGGTGCAGGTGAACCTGCGGGCTGACGCCGCTGTGCAGTGCTCGCTGGGGCCGCGCACCCTGCCCGTTGGCCGCTCCCTTAGCCCCGCGGCCCTCCGCACCCAAGGGCGCCTTGCCCTCTACTCACCCGTGCCGGACCGCCGCCTCTTCACGCTGCCTGAGGCCACTGCACtccaggagaaggaagaggtgtCTGAAACGACCCCCGAGGAGCAGAAGGTGGAGGATGGTcgcagagagcagcaggagggccAGGCACAGGCTGCTCCGCTGAGCGAGGAGACAGCAGAGGCACCAAGGGAGGAGGCCGCAGCCCCCAGGCAGCGGGCTGCTTTCCAG ttttTGGAGCAGAAGTATGGCTATTTCCACTGTAAAGACTGCAAGACCAGATGGGAAAGTGCTTATGTGTGGTGCATTTCTGGAAGCAACAAG GTATACTTCAAGCAGCTCTGTCGCAAATGCCAAAAGGGCTTCAATCCCTATCGAGTGGAAGCAATCCAGTGCCAG ACCTGTTCAAAGACTCGTTGTTCCTGCCCTCAGAAGAAAAGACACATTGATCTCAAGAGACCTCATCGCCAAGAACTTTGTGGCCGCTGCAAAGGCAAGAGGCTGTCCTGTGATAACACCTACAGCTTCAAATACATTGTCTGA